The segment TTGCCTCAGTTTCCTTTGTGTAATATtccatttttcatttttaatttttcgTGTGTGTGTTTAAAAGTCGTGTACTTTTACCGTGTTATGCGTTATTTTTCAGAATCtcctttttttattttaatttcaaGCTCCTCGACTGGTTTTCTCAAGCAAACTCATACACGTAATATCAAGTAGAAATAAGGAACGTAAGTAACGCTGTGCTTACATCTGAATAAATGGCGGATGTGTATAACATGGGTGCACTACACTTAATTGAATTCTTGGTAAAGTCGTAGTTCGTAGTAGTTATTCCATTTtttaaatatatatataaaaaaagaaatagaAATTCTTGTGTTCATTTTGTGTGTCTGGTGTCTGCATTATGCTTGTGCTGCTATTTTGTGTctgtttgttgtttatttcTGTTGTGTCGGctgttcttttgtttacgTCCGTTTGTTTCGATTTTCATTCTCTCCCTTTGGTTGTAAAtataaatcaattccaatttcCAACAGTCTTTAAATCTCCTCGTAGttcttccttcttcttcttcttcttcttctccaacgaaagaaagaaagaaaacaCGTTCCCATCGTTCCATTGGTATTTACTACTACACATTCCTTCGTTTTTTAACTAGCCACATagaggaaagaaaaaattttatcaacGTTTTTCAATCCTCCTTTTTTACCAAgacttttttctttcaaatttttgttcaacaaatagttaagaaaattttcattttccacCAAGAGATCTTACAAGAAAATAACATAACGACTTACCCCTTACATACACATACACatacacatacacacacaaTTATATTATGTTGTTTAAATCGCTAATTTCATCGGCTTTTATAGCTGCTACTTCATTAATCACcactgctgctgctgaaGATTTACCAacagttgaaattgttggtaACAAGTTTTTCTACTCAAACAATGGttctcaattttttatGAGAGGTATTgcttatcaacaaaataactTGAATTCTTCTGATTCATTTATTGATCCATTGGCTGATCCAGAAACTTGTAAAAGAGATATTCCATATTTGGCTGCTGTCAACACCAACGTTATTAGAGTCTATGCTTTGGATGTAGAAGCAGACCATACTGAATGTATGGAAGCTTTACAGGAAGCTGGTATTTACATTATTGCTGATTTATCTCAACCTGATGAATCTATCAACAGAAAAGATCCTCAATGGactttggatttgtttcaaagatATACTtcagttgttgatgctttCCACAACTATACCAATGTTTTGGGTTTCTTTGCCGGTAATGAAGTTAccaatgatgaaacaaACACTGATGCCTCTGCTTTTGTTAAAGCTGCCATTAGAGATACCAAGGCTTATATGAAGGCCAAGGACTATAGATCTATTCCAGTTGGttattcatcaaatgatcATTCTGGTATTAGAGTTGCTTTAGCTGACTATTTCGCTTgtggtgatgaagatgaaagaGCTGATTTCTTTGGTATCAACAATTATGAATGGTGTGGTAAATCAAGTTACAAATCGTCTGGTTATGAAACTGCCACTGAAGATTACAAAGATTTGGGTAttccaattttcttttcagaATATGGGTGTAATGAAGTTACTCCAAGATTATTTACTGAAGTTGGTGCTatctttggtgatgaaatgaCTGATGTTTGGTCTGGTGGTATTGTTTACttgtattttgaagaagaaaacaattACGGTTTAGTTTCAATTAAAGATGGTAAagtttcaactttggatGATTATAATAACTATAAATCAGAAATCTTGAAGATTAGCCCATCATCTGCTCAAGCTTCTGCTGAAAGTGCTAGTGGAACTGGTGTCACTTCATGTCCTACTTCAACTTCAGTTTGGAGTGCTGCTACTGAATTACCACCAACTCCAGATAAGGAAATTTGTGACTGTATGGCCAATGCATTAAAATGTGTTGTTTctgataaagttgatagTGATGATTATGCTGACATGTACAGTTATGTATGTGCCAAGATCGATTGTGGTGGTATTAGTGCTAATGGTACCACTGGTAAGTACGGTGCTTATTCACCATGTTCCGCCAAGGACAAGTTgtcatttgttttgaatctTTATTATGAAgatcaaaatgaaaatgaatctGCTTGTAGTTTTGATGGTTCTGGttcattgaagaagagTGCTACCACTGCTTCCTCATGTTCTGcttatttgaaatcagcTGGTTCTTCAGGTTTGGGATCTGTTGAAGGTTCAGTCAGAACTGATACTTCAGAAGAATCCGATACCAATGGAGGTGGAAAACAAAACTCTGGTTCTTCTTCTGGTGGTTCTGGTTCCTCCTCATCTAGTGGATCTTCATCAAGTGGATCATCTACTAGTTCAGGAAAATCAAGTGATGGTGTTGCTGGTGGTATGATTGGTGTTTCTACCTTGACTAAATTGGGAGCTGttgcaatttcaatggTTCTTGGTTTCAGTTTCGTCTTGATTTAAGGAGAGTTTAATGTATGTTTTGTATAGATAAAGATAAATAAAgtaaaaaagaaacacGTAATCTTAGAGATGTTGTAGATTGTGGGGGAGGGGGGTATCCATTGAGTAATTGTTACATATTTGATTACATAAAGCCATCTGTTATTACCGATTGATTAATTTTCCATTATCAAGTTCCTTATTTCCCAATAATAATCCAATTTAACATCattattatcatcaataaacCAATGGTTAATCTTGCGGTTGATTTtagcttcttctttggCGAACTTGTCTATCAATTTCTGACTTACGAGGGGTATCATTGCTCCATTATCGTTTGCtgattgatgttgctgttgttgagaTAATGAAGATTGTGATCGTAGTAATGTAGACTTCGATCTCGTCATAGATGGATGTTGCTGTTGAGTGGGTATCGTGTTTGTAGATGAAGTAGTCCTTTGAGTAAATTGGCTCAATCCACgtcttgaaattggtgattgaAGAACGTAAACCGTATTCGTACTACCAAGTTTTGGTCTTGTTGGTGAATGCTGAACCAtctgttgttgatgctgttgttgttgttgttggttatGATGTTGACGAATAGTTTCCAAAGGCTCAATCAAATCCGGTATGTCATCAAAGATATACTCGTCATCttgatccaaattgatCCATTTTAGGTTAACATTATCATACAACATGTTTCCATGTCTTTTCTTGCCTGggaaatcatcatcatactCATCGTCGTTTAAAGCATCGTAATTGGTATCTTTGTGAGCTGGTTTAATCTCATTCAAGGTGATCAATGATGGTTTATGTTCAAAACGAAGCAAATCTACTTCATTTCCTTCCCATCGGTTTTGTGCCTTGTTGAAAACCATTGACTTAGATCGTGGAATTATGTTGTAGGCTTCACCATTACTGTTTGTTCCTCCTTCATTCAAGTATCGTACATGGCCCATTTTCTTGTGTGGATGGTATCGGTGATTCTGGTGGTGATCACTGGTATGGATACCTTTAGTATTACCTCTCACATTGACTTTTGCGTTAGCTTTATCTTTATCTTTCCGTTCAGCGTATTTATCAAGTAATTGAATGCGTGATTCTGGATCCGGAATTTTGGGTTTGTTATAAAATGAAGGTATGCGATCAAGTTTGTTAATCACCcgattgttgaaattgaaaccttgtggttgttgctgGGGGTGCTGGTGCTCTTGTGGGGGTTCATGTAATGTATCACCGGTTAAatccattgttgatttgaatttcttgattgtgtttgtgtGATTTTTGGCTAATGATGGCATTGATTGTTTATTGATCAAAACGTGCTTTGGGACCGTACCCATGTTTAGACGctgatgttgttgctgttgttgctgttgttgtttaatcttttgaatACTCTCTTCgaaatcaacatcaaaccCATCTTCAAACTGATCATTATCATCTCTCGTAAAGTCATAATTTATCGTTTTGTCATTTTCTAAGTGATCCAACATGTTCAAATTAGTAGCGGTCAATTTATAACCTTCTCTTCCAACTCCTACTGCATCACGTAATTTTAAAGTTCGATTAGGATCCTCCTTGATCCCATGCTCGTGATTCTGCTTATACTCAAGTAATTCCTTTTGTTCTCTTTCTGCTTCCTTTTGTTGTGCCACTTTCTTGGCAATCAATCGCtgattcatttgttgatatatGCTTTGATTCTTGCTAAAACATTCATCCCAGccttcaaattcatcttgTGAAAGCTCAGATGTTATATCGgtatcattttcttcactATATTCACTTAATGCATCCCTTGTTATTCGTTTAGCACTGCTGTTACTGTCTCTAGAGGCGTTGTTATTCTTACCTGTACTTGACTTGCTTGATTTTGTATGTTGTGGTGACGATGAGTTGAGTTCGTTCTTGGGAGTTAGTTGAAACAGGGGCAGGTTGTTAATGTGCAACTGATTTATCTTGAGAGTATCTACTCCATTAACATcgttattgttgttgttattaCTActatgttgttgttgttgtctcAGTCTATTGGAACTAAAATCTattgattcaacatcaccaaatatttcgtcttcttcttgattATCAGCAAACTTCTTTAGTAGATCTGCTTTAGCTTTGGATTGCTTCATTTGGTATGAGCTTCCACTGAATACACTGTTGCTATATTGCCTCTAGAGATCAACTGGATAAAAagatttgttcaaaatcaatagTTGTatgtactgcatataataaaaatgtaaacatcaaaacaaaatagaaAACTCCCTAGCCACTTTTACACGACTTCTTTTTACTTCCCTCCATTTGCAACAACCATTTTTGtcaacttcttttgcaacttcaacaattgcgTTTTAAAAACTGGCGGGATAATAACAAGTACTACAAATATAGCCATGATCAAAATAAATAGGAAAAAATATCGAACAACTTGCCAGTTTTTTTTCCTCCTTTgtctttttgaatttatcGCCCTTTTGAATTGTCGACTTGGCTTTAACCAGAATAAAAGACTTGTATGTAGGGTATCAATATAAGGCACGAATAACAATGGAAACATAACTAAAAGTAATAGGTGtcccaaaaagaaatcaaatgtaaacttgttcaattctaacattttgataatcaacTCACGCATGTTTTGAGTAATGATTCGGAACCCCAATCCACTACGGTACCATTTTCCTGACCACCATGCTTTATTAGTGACATTCTCACCTCGTTCTCGAGATACACATGTAACCAATATAAAACTGGATAATGCACGATGAAAGCTGAAAACAACCAACAAAGCGCTTATCAAATGAATAAAGCTAAATTCCTGCAAAAGAAATAAGAACTCTATATTGACTATGTGAACCAAAATGGACAAGAAATGAGCCAATGCTGCAAAGAATGACGGAATTCTCTTAACGCAGAGTCCAATTGCTGGTGCCATGGTTAATGACAATACCCAAATTAACATCAATACAACAATGTTTAACACATATGGCACAGATATGGCAATGGCGACTTTAATTAACGGATTAGCCAAATCCAACACAAACAACTTATCCGATGAgtgaagaaacaaaaatggaattAAATACAAGATAAAGCTGATCAAGGGGGTGATCACTTCTCCTAAAAGCAAATTAAATGTGGTTGAGCTTCTCCCCAGTAAATGTCCTTCAAACTTTTCCCCAGTTAACCGCGATCTCTcattttgacaaaattggatCCATGAAGACTCCTTGGCTTTTGAATTACCTCTTGATAACCAACGTATAAAGTCTCTAtaatcaagaaaaaaatcaataaagCTGAACTGATGTGGGTTAAACATAAATGGAGCAAAACATAAGGCCAATACAGTAATGGCAAACCAAAGTAGGGCAATCCGCTTCACAGTCATCATTCCAAACACAATCACCATGAATATTTCGCTGCCACTataaattgacaaattcgCATATCTTGTATACAATGTGGCAAATGAAATTCGGGAAATGGCAAAGTCCCTCCCCGTGGCTATATATTGTGCTTCTCCGaatacaaaattatcaCGTAATGCTCGAGAGTAAACCTGACAAAgaaaaacttcaaaaaaGGGAGATAACGAAACAATGTGTAAAATGACCCGAAAAACAGATCGAACAAATCCCTTTTCAATTAGCTCTTGAATGATTAATGGAAGAAAAGATATGAAAAAGCACACAAATACCGAAAGGATAAATCGGTCAATCCAATTCAAGACCGGTAACAATGTATGACATCCAGCAACAGGATTGTTTTCATCACATTCAACTGTATTGTGATTTAAAGCACCTAAATTCATAACTAAAAACATGAATATCTTTACTGATAACATAATTGACAAGTTGTTTATGTGGAACCCCGGGTGGGCATAATAGAACGACAAGAATCTATCAATGGGTAATTTCGTGCCGAGGTAGAAGTATTCTCGTGACAAGAGTTGTTCACCCATTCCAGCACCAATCTTTTTCGTGAAGTTGACAATTGACTGAAATCCTAAATCACGTCCTTTTCCACATTGATAATAATCAAAATGTTTAATTCTACCCCCTCGACACATTGCTGTGATTCCAGCATAAATATCTTCATTCAAATGTAATCCACGTTGCGCTTTCGATATTCCTCCTCTTGTAGTCATAAATATCCCATTCAAGAAATCAGGGTGTCCGTAGTGTAATTTGGACCCAATTTCACCCATTGTTCTGGCAAACAAAGTACCAAACGTCTGTTCTTTGCCCGCGGAAATGTCACCTAGTATACCAATATTCTGAGAAAATATAAACTCTCTCGACccaacaattgcaactgTTGGAGATATCTCCAACGTTGGTTCAGTTGCGTAACCATAAGATACATCAAGGTCCatctcttcaaattcagtcAATAATGACTTGATCTTCAAACATTCTTCTACATAATTATCTTGGTTGGAATCAATGACTTGAATATATTCACCTCGATAAAATATAAGGGcattgttttgattgtCAGATTTACCATCAcccaaaattggatttccGGATAATCGAATCTTGAATCGTTTGCGATAATGGCCATTATGATCCCTTTGAGATACATCCAACAAGGTTGAATAATAAGTTCCATTTTCCACTTCcaaaattgcaattttaaCATTGGGAAATGCACGAAACAACATATCAGCATCCTCAGCAGTTTCTGGGGTAaaactttggaaattttgcatAGCCACAATCAAGCTAAATTTCCTATCAACAAACTCTTGCATCTCCCGTTCAATAAATAAATCACCTTCACTTTCAAACCCAATGTTTTCACTGCGGTACAAAATCTTCAAGGCGACTTCGTAATTCATGAATCCAGAAACTGTACGGTATAACGTTTGGCAACGTAATGCCGCCCATATTCTTGTTCTTAGAGTATTCTCTGGTGCGGAATCTTTAAAACCGATGCAGTAGTATGGCAAATCctcattttctttaaacttttcataCTCATCtaagtcatcatcatcatcatcaattgattgaatcattttACTGTCCTTGACAAACGATCTCCACTCATTGGGGTGAAGTTGCTTCAAGTACTCTAGTAAC is part of the Candida orthopsilosis Co 90-125, chromosome 2 draft sequence genome and harbors:
- a CDS encoding Gsl1 Beta-1,3-glucan synthase subunit yields the protein MAYNDGPYHAWCKDNGANVSTDTIMAIFTNLGRRFGFQEDNAHNMYELFMTQLDSRSSRMNCSEALLSLHLQYIGGDSANYKKWYMAAQFPYEDETWTPKDKFVPMENDDWRQRLRAFGEEDYVFQIALYLLIWGEANNIRFMPECICFIYQCALDYVGPDLERFYFLDKIITPLYKFLRDQQYDLVGDRWSRKEVDHSQTIGYDDVNQHFWSPQGLYKIRLDNGIRVYKIKRKDRFKEIHLIDWKKSLSKTYRERRTWIHVLNNFNRIWIIHVSVFWYFMSFNSPSLYTADYTSEKTPLVHVRLAIVSAGGALAALISLFAAISEFLFINRMNFKKFVICAILLILNIAPIVVIFIFLPWSQYSYKGNVVSGLLLTFSISTFVYLATIPPGSFRSIFSNSFPKLTLRNRAFSISLWVVVFAAKYSESYFFLILSLKDPIQILSTLTLNCDDSHFLCSAQPKITLCLFYFTDLILFFLDTYLWYVICNVIFSVGLSFSLGVSIFTPWRNIYSRLPDRILTKLYHGDSSNSLILVISQIWNGIVISMFREHILSVEQVKKLIYQREEEEGNVKPPLFFANEDDNTFKLLAYIKIEEEWERRITFFAQSLSSPLPDPFPVVSMPAFTVLIPHYSEKILLGLKDLIKEQSFSKLTLLEYLKQLHPNEWRSFVKDSKMIQSIDDDDDDLDEYEKFKENEDLPYYCIGFKDSAPENTLRTRIWAALRCQTLYRTVSGFMNYEVALKILYRSENIGFESEGDLFIEREMQEFVDRKFSLIVAMQNFQSFTPETAEDADMLFRAFPNVKIAILEVENGTYYSTLLDVSQRDHNGHYRKRFKIRLSGNPILGDGKSDNQNNALIFYRGEYIQVIDSNQDNYVEECLKIKSLLTEFEEMDLDVSYGYATEPTLEISPTVAIVGSREFIFSQNIGILGDISAGKEQTFGTLFARTMGEIGSKLHYGHPDFLNGIFMTTRGGISKAQRGLHLNEDIYAGITAMCRGGRIKHFDYYQCGKGRDLGFQSIVNFTKKIGAGMGEQLLSREYFYLGTKLPIDRFLSFYYAHPGFHINNLSIMLSVKIFMFLVMNLGALNHNTVECDENNPVAGCHTLLPVLNWIDRFILSVFVCFFISFLPLIIQELIEKGFVRSVFRVILHIVSLSPFFEVFLCQVYSRALRDNFVFGEAQYIATGRDFAISRISFATLYTRYANLSIYSGSEIFMVIVFGMMTVKRIALLWFAITVLALCFAPFMFNPHQFSFIDFFLDYRDFIRWLSRGNSKAKESSWIQFCQNERSRLTGEKFEGHLSGRSSTTFNLLLGEVITPLISFILYLIPFLFLHSSDKLFVLDLANPLIKVAIAISVPYVLNIVVLMLIWVLSLTMAPAIGLCVKRIPSFFAALAHFLSILVHIVNIEFLFLLQEFSFIHLISALLVVFSFHRALSSFILVTCVSRERGENVTNKAWWSGKWYRSGLGFRIITQNMRELIIKMLELNKFTFDFFLGHLLLLVMFPLLFVPYIDTLHTSLLFWLKPSRQFKRAINSKRQRRKKNWQVVRYFFLFILIMAIFVVLVIIPPVFKTQLLKLQKKLTKMVVANGGK
- a CDS encoding Phr2 glycosidase yields the protein MLFKSLISSAFIAATSLITTAAAEDLPTVEIVGNKFFYSNNGSQFFMRGIAYQQNNLNSSDSFIDPLADPETCKRDIPYLAAVNTNVIRVYALDVEADHTECMEALQEAGIYIIADLSQPDESINRKDPQWTLDLFQRYTSVVDAFHNYTNVLGFFAGNEVTNDETNTDASAFVKAAIRDTKAYMKAKDYRSIPVGYSSNDHSGIRVALADYFACGDEDERADFFGINNYEWCGKSSYKSSGYETATEDYKDLGIPIFFSEYGCNEVTPRLFTEVGAIFGDEMTDVWSGGIVYLYFEEENNYGLVSIKDGKVSTLDDYNNYKSEILKISPSSAQASAESASGTGVTSCPTSTSVWSAATELPPTPDKEICDCMANALKCVVSDKVDSDDYADMYSYVCAKIDCGGISANGTTGKYGAYSPCSAKDKLSFVLNLYYEDQNENESACSFDGSGSLKKSATTASSCSAYLKSAGSSGLGSVEGSVRTDTSEESDTNGGGKQNSGSSSGGSGSSSSSGSSSSGSSTSSGKSSDGVAGGMIGVSTLTKLGAVAISMVLGFSFVLI